CAAATGTTCGCTGCCTAATTCAGCAGCTACTTTTTCAGATTGTTCTTTATTAATATCAGCTGTAACAACAAAAGCGCCTGCTTCTGCTAAAGCGCTGCAATGTTCTTTTCCAATCAAACCACAAGCGCCCGTAACAATAGCTACTTTACCTTTCAACGAAAACATGTTCTTATCCATTAACCGCTTTTGTTTTAGGTTTAGTGTTGAAGTTGCTTACTTTTCTAAACACAGCTTCTACCGGTTTGCCACGTAATGAACTTGCTACAGTATTATTTGCAATTGCATCTTTCAATAATGGCAATACTTCACGATATACTTTTAATGTATAATCAATATCAGCATCAGTGTGACTAAAGCTCATATTGTGGAAACCACCCCACAAGATCCCTCTCTTGATCATTTCTTGCTGAACAAAAGATTTTACTTCCAATCCGTTGCCTGCGCTTGCATCAAACGTAACCATTGAACGGCAATCATAACCAACACATTTAGTGTATTGTGCTACGCCAACTTCTTCCGCAATTTTATTATAACCGTCTTTTAATAATTTTCCTTTGGTTGCTAAATATGCAGGAACGTTTTGATCGATCATTTCCTGGATAGTAGTAACAGCCGCTGCTAAAGACAATGCTTCACCACCAAATGTGGTAAAGAAAAACACTTCTTCATTGAAAAGATTCATGATGTCTTTTCTTCCTGTCAACAAAGAAATAGGCATACCATTCGCAAATGCTTTTGAGTAACAAGCCAGATCAGCCTTTACATCGAAATACTCCTGTGCACCACCAACAGCTACACGAAAACCTGTCCACATTTCATCGAATATCAACAACGTTCCGTTTGCTTCGCAAACAGCTTTCAATTCTTTTAAGAAATCATTTTTTGGAGCCTCAAATACAAAAGGTTCCAATATCACGCAAGCCGTATCTTCATCCAATGCATTCTTTACTGATTCAATATCGTTGTAATCAAAAGTTGAAGTCAGTTCTTTTATTTCTTCGGGAATACCGCTGTTGCGGCTTGTTACAGAAATATACCAATCGTGCCAGCCATGATAACCGCAGCACAAAACTTTCTTTCTTCCTGTATATGCTCTCGCTACACGAATAGCAGCGCTGGTAACATCTGCACCGGTTTTGCTGATACGGATCGATTCTGCATTCGGAATAATTTTATGTATCAATTCTGCAAACACCACTTCCAGTTCGTGCATCATTGAAAAAGTAATGCCATCTTTTAATTGCTCGATAATCGCATTATCAACTTTATCATAACCATAACCTAATGACAAAGGACCGATCGCCATATTGTAATCGATATATTCATTGCCATCAACATCCCACACACGGGCGCCTTTACCTTTCTTTAAATATTTTGGAGCTACGCCGTTGATATATTGTCCCGGGCCTTTCGCCAATGTTTGTGTAACAGGTGTCATTATATTCACTGCACGGTCGTACAATTTATTCGACTCAACTATTGATGGATAATTTTCATTAAAAGCAACTTTGTTTGCCATAATTATTTTATTGATGTTGATTGTAATTGATTCTTAATTTTTGCTGCAATTTTTTCAGGAGTAAATCCTTCGTATTCCAACACATGATTTAATAAAGCCGGTTTAAACCATTTATCCTGTAACGATAATGGCAGCACATTAGCAGTTAATTTTTTGCTTAATAATAGTTCTGCCAAGATTGAATATAAACCTCCGGTTAAAAAATGGTCTTCTACTGTTACAATAAGCTCACTATTCAATACAGCTTTGATGATCGCTTCTTCATCAATTGGTTTTAATGAACGTAAGTTGATCAATCCAACTGATAAACCTTCTTTCTCCAGCAATTCTTTTGCTTTCAATGCATTTTCAAATAAAAAGCCATACACTAAAATGGTTATATCTTTTCCTTCGCTGATTGTTTCTGCTTTACCGGGAACATAAGGTGCGTGTGTATACGAAGATGGTTTGTGATTGATACGAACATATGCCGGAGAAGGTGATAACCAAACATCAGGCAACATCTTTACCAGGTCATCTTCATCAGCAGGCGCATACACTTCCATACCTGGAATACCACGCATGATGGCAACGTCTTCAATAGCCTGGTGTGTAGGTCCGTTTCCATCGGATAAAAAACCCGGAATAAAGCCACTCAATTTAACAGGTAAATTCGCAATACCCACATCGGTACGAATAAACTCATACGCACGCATGGTTAAAAAAGGTGCCAAGGCATGAATTACAGGTATGCGTCCCCGTGAGGCAAGTCCTGCAGCCATGCCTACCATTGTTTGTTCGGTAATACCTGTATCTATAAAACGACTGCCCAATGTTTTCGGCATGTTGCGAACCAACGCCCTGTTTTCGGCAGTCATCACAATAAAACGCTCATCTTCCAATGCCATTTTCGTCAATAGTTCTTCGTAGTTCATTTATCTTACTATTAAAGTTTCTGATTCTAATAATGCTTTTGCAGTTCCGTGTAGTTCATTTAGCAATTGGCTTGCTTCATCTTTTGTAAATGAGCAGAACCAGCGATCAGCACGGGCTTCAATGCTTGGCAGCCCTTTACCACGAACAGTATCGGCAATTACCACATTTACATTTTTGCCATAAGGCAATGAGGTAAACACTTCTTCCAATGCATTAAAATCGTGACCGTTTATTCTTTTTACGTTGCAACCAAAAGCTGCAAATTTATCATCCAATGATTCCAACGGAATTAATTCTTCTGTACGAATGTTTGCCTGGAACTGGTTCCTGTCAACCAAGATGGTTAAGTTATTTAAGTTGTAGGCATTGGCTACTAATAATGTTTCCCAAACGCTTCCTTCATTTAACTCTCCATCACCGGTGATCACTACAATATGATTGTCTTGATTTTTCAATTTGCAATCCAATGCAATACCCGCAGCTACGGCAGGTAAATGCCCTAACGAACCTGAATGGAATTCAACACCAGGAATATTCCTGTTCGGATGCCAGTAAATAGAATCGTTCGTTAATAAATGATTATCCAATCTTGCTTTATCAATAAACCCTAATTCTGCTAATGTACCGTACATTGCAGGTACATCATGCCCTTTTGATAAGAACAAGTAATTGCGATTAGGATCTTTTAATGTTTCTGGTTCTAAGTCTAAAAATTCGCTGTATAAATAAGTCATCAGTTCCACACAGGAAAGAGAAGCGCCGATAAAGCACCCGCCGGTGGCAGACATGGCAATGATATGCTCTCTTACTTTTAATGACAACTCTTGAAGTGATTGCAGTTTTTCTTCTGTCATAATTATTTTTCTAAGATCTTAGTTTGAGATTGATTAACGGTTTTTAATTCATCCAAATGATTGCGATACCAGTTTACACCGGCAAAATCTTTGTTGATATTGTAAATGTCTTTGCGTTCATCGAGCAATTTTAAAATGTCTTCTATGGTAAAAAGCGGATTGCGGGGAAATAATTCCGCAAAGATAGCCTTAATAAATAAATAGTCTTCCTTGTAATCGATAGTAAAACGGTGTGTCATGGAATAGTCAATACCCCCATCCATTTCCACATTTCCGATGCGAAATTGTTCCGGACGTTCCCAAATATAAGGAGTAGTATGTTCCCGCTCCAGTTGCTTATCAGCCTTTTCCCATGCGGTTTTCAGCACAGCCATCGTCATTATTTCCACATCATTTCCATCCGGGTAAGTAGCAGGATGCAGGTTGCTCACAAAATCATACTTATCCATATTGTTAAGAAAAAATGAAATTACTTTATCGATCACTTTTAGATCGATCAATGGGCAGTCACTTGGGATTTTTATTGCTACATCAGCGTTATATTTTAAAGCTGCCTGGTAATGCCTGTCCAACAGATCATTCATATCGCCACGATAGCATTCAATATTTTCCTTTTGACAAATTTCTTCGATCAGGTCATCGCTTGTATCTGTTGTTGTTGCAACAACAACAGTTCCGCTCAATTCTGCCGCTTTAACTCTTTCTACCTGGCGTACAAAAAGCGACTTGCCTTCCAGCAACATGGTTACTTTATCGGGCAGACGAGATGAGCTTCTGCGTGTTTGAATGATGGTTACTATGTTTGTTGCTTTCACTTTTATATTTTTTTCTCACAAAGTACACTAAGGTTTCCTTGTGATCACTGCGTCTCTGTGAGACATTTATGCGTACTGCATCTTCGACGACCTATACTTATCTAAAAACTCCTTTTTGCTGCCTTCAAATTCAATATAACTCCTGCAAATATCTGCTATGTTGGCAGCAGATTTTCCTGCATTTTGAACGGGCGCTAACTGTTTCAATTTCTCCACATCAAAATAAGAATGTACTTTTTTACCCAAGGCAATACCAATATATACAACAGTTGAATATTGCGTAATTAATTCATCACAATTAGCGATCATATGATCTGTATTGCCATCCGTAAATATCAACGTATTTGCCGGGGCATTCTCTTTAATTTCAGCAATCGCTCTTTCCTTATTTTCGTTTGGATGAAGTTTGAATAATAACTGTCGTCCATTGGCAACCTGCACACAATCACGAATAAACTTAGGGCGATCTTCTTTCTTAAATGTTTCTCTGATATCTGAAGTTGCCACCATCACATATCCATGATGCGGAAAATCATTTTGCAACAATGCCTGGCAGTTATCGTAATTAGGCATTCCTGTAATAAGTATTTTACCGGCATTGGTGCCTAACTCTGTAAATTGCTTTTTATATCCTTCCGATGCTGCGCAATAAATATCACAGATATTAGCACTACCGTTAAATGCAGTACTTGCTGCAAAATATCCGGGCAAATTAAGCGCATGGGTTATTTTGCCCCAGGTTGTAATAGGGTCAGTCATTCCTTCCTGTACCCAGATCGTTTTTAATTTTCTCAATTCTTTGGTTACGATAAGATCTGAACAAAGCACTACCAGGTCGTATTGGTTATTAAAAACAGATGCGGCATAATCGTTGGGTAAATGATGTTCTGTAAGATAAGCATCCGCTTTTCTTCTAAATTCCCCCGCTAAGATGGTTGTATCTAAAAATCCTTTTTTTACTGCAAAATTTACAATAGGATGTTTGCTGTATATCTGACTGTAATAGCAATCATATTCCGAAAGTTCAGATGCGATTTTGTGCATCTGGGAGGTCTGGTTGGGCGAACCAATGATAAAAAGGATCTTTTTTTTCGACATAAAAAACTTTGCAAAGGTAGAACCTAAAACGATTAAAGCGAAGGAATGTTTTAAAATGTCGATAATTCGTAAAATGCCTGCCTATCAGCGTTTTGCGATGAATTTCGTACGAAACAGTTGGGTTTAAATATAATTTCTATACATTCGCACCGCATTTGGTTCTTAATCGCTGCAAAGCGATGGATTAAAAGGGAATTCCGGTGTAAGTCCGGAGCTATCCCCGTAGCTGTAATGCCGCAGTTTTATAACAACTTTTGAATAACTGCATTCCACTGTCTGTATTTAAGCAAGATGGGAAGGAAATTCAAAAGGCGGCAAAGCCAGAAGACCTGCCAGGCGCAAATTTTATTCAACGAGCTTTCGGGTGAAAAGCCGGGATGAAACAAGTCTGCTGCAGAGGCTTTCTTTCATTTCACATCTTTCATTTTTGAAGGTTCATTCTTTAACTTTTAAACTCAAAAAGAATGAGCAGAAAAATTTTAACACTAGTTGCAATGTTTGCAACAGTTCAATCATTTGCACAAACAGACACTTTGCCCCTTAAAAACCTGGATGAAGTGATCTTTACCGCTAATAAGGTAGAGCAAAAGCAGAATACCACCGGTAAAGTGGTAACTGTTATTACTAAAGATCAGATTGACAAAAGCACAGGAAAATCTGTTGCGGAAGTATTGAATGAACAAGCCGGAGTAGTAATTAACGGCGCTTACAGCTCTCCCGGAACTGTACAAAATGTTTATATGCGTGGCGCTTCTACCGGACGTGTATTGATATTGATGGATGGCATCCCGGTGAATGATCCATCGCAGATCAATAATGATTTTGATCTAAATTTATTTTCTATCAACGATGTAGAACGCATTGAAATTTGTAAAGGCGCTCAATCAACTTTATACGGTAGCGATGCCATTGCCGGTGTGATCAACATTATCACCATAAAGAAAAATGTAGATAAGCCATTTAACGTAAATGCAACGGCAGCAGGTGGTTCTTACAATACATGGAAAGGCAATTTGCAACTGTATGGTAAAGCGGGCAAACTCAGTTATACTGCACGTTATGCTAAATTAAAAACAGATGGATTTTCGGCTGCCTTAGATACTGCGGCTGTTAAAACGTTTGATAAAGACGGATACAATGGAGATGCCATGAATGGCGCTGTTCAATTCCAGGCTACAAAAAATCTATTGCTTAAATCGTATGTTTTATACAGCCAATATAAAACCGATTTGGATGCAAGCGGTTTTGTGGATGACAAATTTTATTATGTAAAAAATGACCTGTTATCAACAGGGGGTGGTTTCCAATTTAAAAATGATGTGGTAACGCTTACAGGTAATTATCAATTCACGCAAACCAACCGTAAGTTTAACAGGGATAGTTTGGATAAAAATGTATTTGGTTATTTTATCGATAATAAATATTTCGCAAAAACAAATTTTGTTGAATTGTATGCAAGCATAAAATTAGGCGGAGGATTTACATTGTTACAAGGAGCAGATTATCGTTATGGTTCTATGAATAACGATTACTATTCTGTAAGCTCCTACGGACCTTATTCCAGTTCATTCAGCGATACTTCCATGAGTCAGGGCTCTATGTACGCTTCATTGTTGTATAATTCTAATAAATTGAATGTTGAGCTGGGCGGAAGGTTAAATGTGCATTCACGTTATGGAACCAACTACACATATACTTTCAATCCATCTTATGCAATTGATCAGCATAACAGGATTTTTGGAAGTATTGCCAGCGGATTTAAAGCACCAAGCTTGTATCAACTGTTTGTAGCTTATTATGGCAATCCTTTGTTACAGCCAGAAAAATCGGTTAACTATGAATTGGGCTTTGAACAGCAATATAAAAAGTTCAATCACCGCATTGGATTTTTCTATAGGGATATTGATAATGGTATTGATTTCAATAATGTTACTTCACAATATTTTAATTATGTAGGACAGATAGTAAGAGGACTTGAATATGAAGTGAACGTTCATCCTACAAAACAATTAAGCATTTCAGGAAATTATACGTATACAAGCGGTACGGAAAACTCTCAAAGTAGATTAACGAATAATGATACTTCATATAGCTATTTATTGAAACGCCCAAAGAACACCTTTAATATCAATGTAGGTTATCAGTTATTAAATGGCTTATATGCAAGCATCAACGGTAAATATACCGGCAGCGCTTTTGATCTGGGAGGATACCAGGTGCCTGATGTGCAATTGAACAATTATTTCTTACTAAGCTTTTACGCAGAGTATAAATTTAAAAAATACCTTACTGTTTTCGGCAATCTGAAAAACATCACAGATGCTAAATTTTCAGAAGTGTATGGATACGGTACACAAGGATTTAATTTCCTGGTAGGAGTTAAGTTCAGCTATTAATTACTTTCATTTTTTAGTTGTCCCCGGGCACAATAACCCGGGGATTTTTATTGCCTTTTTTACGGGAACGTTGCCGTAGCTTATCTTTTGCAGAAATGCGATTTTATCTATATTCGCTCCATAAATTACTTGACAATGAAAAAACTTTTGCTTCCCGTATTCGGATTACTATGTGTTGCTTACTATGGTTGTGATAAAGATGATACAACCACCAAACCTACAGCTTGTGTTAATGTAGATGTTGTTGATTCTGTGAAATTAATTCCGGTTATTTCTACATACATCACTGCGCAATTAGATTCATTAGCAGATCAATCTCAAAGAGCTGATGATAGCGTTTATTTGTATAGCAAATCAGATTCTATAGCAAAGATTGTTATTAATAACGCGGTTGCAGTAAACGATCTTACTCTTTTCAGAAGTCTCGGCGATTTAGAAGCAGTATATAATCAACCCATCTATTTTACTTATTGCGGAAGCGCTTCTAATTACAAAAGTATTTACACAGGCGATGCAGGACATATATATGCTGATACTCTTAATCAACCCAATGCAGGAACGGGCGTAAGCTTTCAGGGAAGCATCTATCCTTATGCTTATGGCTTACCTGATACATTCCGTGTAGCTGTTGTAGCTACTAATGTTAGCGATATTGGCTCGCAAGTATTGCAAAGTGTAGATGAAAAATCGTTTATCTTAAAATAGACTATAAAAATATTTGATATTTCAAAGGCTGATTCTTCAAAATCAGCCTTTTTTATTTTGTCACATTTGTCAACAACTTCTATTGAATTTGAAAACTCAGGCGGGCAGAGACTTCCGAAAAATTCAATGGTTTTTTTCAACATTTCGTTAATAAGTCCTTCACGAAAATTTAATATTGTATTGTAACGTTGTAGTGCATTTATGGTTGCGGCAAGTTTTTCAAACAAAGCCGTATTAAAAGGGAATCCGGTCGTACTCCGGAACTGTCCCCGCAGCTGTGAGTTCTTGGTAAAAGAAGGATCGTTGCAAAACAAATCTTTTACAACTTTTAATCAACAAGCCACTGTTTATGGTAGTGAGAGCTTGGTAAACGGGAAGGCAATTAAAAGATAGAATAAGTCAGAAGACCTGCCATAAATTCAAAAATCAAGAGTCATAATGCTTTCGGGTGAAGGGCAATGTACTGATACATGTCTAAGGGACTTTTTCTCTTTTGTATTCAGTGGTTTTTCTTCAAGAGCAGTTAGTTTGTTCAAGTATAAATAATTGTGCTATGCAGTACGAAAATGAGATCTTATTGAAAGAAAACAAAGACCGCTTTGTAATTCTTCCTATCAACTATCCCAAAGTGTGGGAGTTGTATAAAAAACATGAAGCGAGTTTTTGGACTGCCGAAGAAATTGATCTAAGTGCAGATCTAAAAGACTGGGCAAGCTTGAATGATGGCGAGCGTCATTTCATTTCGCATGTACTTGCTTTTTTTGCTGCAAGTGATGGAATAGTGAATGAGAACCTGGCAGTGAACTTTATGAGTGAAGTACAGTTACCTGAAGCAAGATGTTTCTATGGCTTTCAGATAATGATGGAAAATATTCATAGCGAAACCTATGCGTTGCTGATCGATACATATATTAAGAATCCCGATGAAAAGCATAAGCTGTTTCATGCTATAGATACCGTGCCCGCAGTAAAAAAGAAAGCCGAATGGGCTTTACGCTGGATCGAGAACGGAAGCTTTGCAGAAAGATTGGTAGCGTTTGCTGCAGTAGAAGGTATTTTCTTCAGTGGAAGCTTTTGTTCTATTTTCTGGTTGAAGAAAAGAGGCTTAATGCCGGGATTGACTTTCAGTAATGAATTAATAAGCAGGGACGAAGGGTTGCATTGTGAATTTGCGTGCTTATTATACAGCATGCTGCAAAATAAAATGACGCAGGACGAAGTGTATTCTATTATTAAAGATGCTGTAACGATAGAAAAAGAATTCATCACCGAAGCATTACCGGTTGACCTGATCGGAATGAATGCTAAGCTGATGCAACAATATATTGAGTTTGTTGCTGATCGTTGGTTAAGTGAATTGGGGTATGCTAAGATATACAACACTACTAACCCGTTCGATTTTATGGAGATGATCTCATTACAAGGCAAAACCAACTTTTTTGAAAAAAGAGTGGGCGATTACCAAAAAGCCGGAGTGATGAATACCACGGAAACGCAGACGTTCTCATTGGATGAAGAATTTTAGAAGTGAATAGTGAATGGTGAAAACAAAGATTTCTCCATTCGCTATTCACCATTAATATATACTAAACCATTAAACCCCATTGCTATGCATGTAATTAAAAGAAACGGTAAAACCGAGTCCGTAAAATTTGACAAAGTAACTGCACGTATAGAGAAACTTTCCTACGGCTTAAGCCCGATGGTGAATGTAATTGATGTTGCCAAAAAAACAATTGAAGGTATTTATGAAGGTGTACCTACAACGGAGCTGGATAATCTTGCGGCAGAAACAGCAGCATCATTAACGATTACACATCCTGACTACGCAATCCTGGCTTCACGTATTGCCATTAGCAACCTGCATAAAAATACAGTAAAATCGTTTTCAGCAACCATGCGTAAGCTGCATAATTATACCGATGATAAAACCGGTAAGCTTATGCCATTGATTGCAGATGATGTAATGCAAATAATAGAAGACAATGCTGACTTATTAGACAGCACTATTATATACGATCGTGATTTTGGTTTTGATTATTTTGGTTTTAAAACCATAGAAAAATCCTACCTCTTACGCATCAACGGAAAAATTGCTGAACGCCCGCAACAAATGTATATGCGTGTAGCGATCGGTATTCATAAAGCAGACATTGAAAGTGCCATCAAAACCTATCATTTGATGAGCGAACGTTGGTTTACACATGCAACACCAACATTGTTCAACGCAGGTACACCTAAACCACAGATGAGTTCTTGTTTCTTATTAACAATGAAAGAAGACAGCATTGATGGTATTTACGATACATTAAAACAGACGGCAAAAATTTCGCAAAGCGCCGGTGGTATCGGTTTAGCTATTCATAACATTCGTGCAACGGGAAGCTATATTGGCGGCACTAACGGAACAAGCAATGGCATCATTCCAATGTTGCGTGTTTTCAATGATACGGCTCGTTATGTAGATCAAGGCGGCGGTAAACGCAAAGGTGCATTCGCCGTTTATTTAGAGCCATGGCATGCAGATGTGTTCGAATTTTTGGATCTGAGAAAAAATCATGGTAAAGAAGAATTAAGAGCAAGAGATTTATTTTATGCACTATGGATCTGTGATCTGTTTATGAAGCGTGTAGAAGGAAATGGAGAATGGAGTTTGTTCTGTCCGAATGAAGCACCGGGCTTGAGCGAATGTTGGGGCAAAGAATTTGAAGACCTCTATACCAAATACGAAAAAGAAGGACGTGCAAGAAAAACAATTAAAGCACAAGAGCTTTGGTTTAAAATATTAGAATCTCAAATTGAAACAGGAACACCTTATTTGTTGTATAAAGATGCTGCCAACAGCAAAAGCAACCAGCAAAATTTAGGAACAATTAAAAGCAGCAATCTTTGTACAGAGATCATCGAATACACTTCTCCTGATGAAGTAGCGGTTTGTAATTTAGCATCTCTGGCATTACCTCGTTTTGTAATTGATGGGAAATTCGATCATCAAAAATTGTATGATGTTACATACCAGGTTACAAAAAATTTGAACGCTGTTATTGACAATAATTATTACCCTGTTGAAGAAGCAAGAAACTCCAACTTGCGCCATCGCCCGGTTGGACTGGGTGTGCAAGGTTTAGCGGATGTATTCATCTTATTGCGTTTGCCATTTGAAAGTGACCTGGCAAAGATGTTGAATAAGAACATTTTTGAAACCATTTATTTCGCTGCAATGACAGCAAGTAAAGACCTGGCAAAAATTGATGGCGCTTATGAAACGTTTAAAGGATCACCAACCTCACAAGGCATCTTCCAGTTTGATATGTGGGGTGTAACACCAAGCGACCGTTGGGATTGGGAAACACTGCGTGAAGAAGTTAAAACACATGGTGTAAGAAATTCTTTATTGGTAGCCCCAATGCCTACTGCATCTACATCGCAGATATTAGGCAACAACGAATGTTTTGAACCATATACTTCTAACATCTATACCAGAAGAGTATTGAGTGGCGAATTTATTATCGTAAACAAGCACCTGTTAAAAGACCTGGTTAGCCTTGGTTTATGGAATAATACAATGAAAAATAAGATCATTGCTGCGAATGGCTCTGTTCAAAACATCGATGAAATACCTTCAGATATTAAAGAGTTATATAAAACTGTTTGGGAGATCAAACAACGCAATATCATTGATATGGCCGCAGACAGAGGTGCTTATATCTGTCAATCGCAATCGTTGAATTTGTTTGTTGATAGTCCATCAACATCTAAATTAACTTCTATGCATTTTTACGCATGGAAAAAAGGATTGAAAACCGGTATGTATTACCTGCGTTCACAAGCAGCAACACAAGCAGTACAGTTTACGGTTGAAAAGCAAGCGAACATACAAGTAGAAATCCCAACAGCAAAAGTTAGTGCTCAGACTGAAACAACCAATGATGTAGAACCTACACAAGCTGATGGTCCGGTTTGTACCATGCAGGACGGATGTATCAGTTGTGGTTCTTAATTTATTTTTATCGATAATGAAAAAGGCTGTTCAAATGAACAGCCTTTTTGTTAGAATAACTTTTTTCCATCATTTAGACTATAGCTTCTCTTTTAATATTTTTTGCAACGAATATGGAACTTCAGAATTATGAGTTTTTCCATTCCAAATATCATATTCAAAAGAAAGATTGGGGTATTTCTTTGTATCGAAGAACTCTTTTGCCTGTTTAGTACTGTTTACTATTTTATTGAACTTTTCTTTCGATCCTGCTGTGAAATAGATATATATATTGTTAGTAAAACCGTCGTGGATTTTATTGAATTTATAAATGGAATAATTGTCAACCCACAAAGCAGGGCTCAATGCAAAATATTTTGAGAATAAATTATCATCTTTAAATAAACAGTAAAAAGCAAATAACCCACCTAATGAATGCCCGATAATAGAATTGCTATCAGTATAGGTTTTAAACTTTTTATTGATGGAAGGCACCAACTCTTCTTTTAAAAAAGAATAAAATTTTTCAGCTTGCCCATAATTTTTATTGCCTCGGACTATATTATTTTCTTTTATTGAAGGAAATATAAAATCTCTACGA
The Ferruginibacter albus DNA segment above includes these coding regions:
- a CDS encoding aminotransferase class III-fold pyridoxal phosphate-dependent enzyme, with translation MANKVAFNENYPSIVESNKLYDRAVNIMTPVTQTLAKGPGQYINGVAPKYLKKGKGARVWDVDGNEYIDYNMAIGPLSLGYGYDKVDNAIIEQLKDGITFSMMHELEVVFAELIHKIIPNAESIRISKTGADVTSAAIRVARAYTGRKKVLCCGYHGWHDWYISVTSRNSGIPEEIKELTSTFDYNDIESVKNALDEDTACVILEPFVFEAPKNDFLKELKAVCEANGTLLIFDEMWTGFRVAVGGAQEYFDVKADLACYSKAFANGMPISLLTGRKDIMNLFNEEVFFFTTFGGEALSLAAAVTTIQEMIDQNVPAYLATKGKLLKDGYNKIAEEVGVAQYTKCVGYDCRSMVTFDASAGNGLEVKSFVQQEMIKRGILWGGFHNMSFSHTDADIDYTLKVYREVLPLLKDAIANNTVASSLRGKPVEAVFRKVSNFNTKPKTKAVNG
- a CDS encoding transketolase, producing the protein MTEEKLQSLQELSLKVREHIIAMSATGGCFIGASLSCVELMTYLYSEFLDLEPETLKDPNRNYLFLSKGHDVPAMYGTLAELGFIDKARLDNHLLTNDSIYWHPNRNIPGVEFHSGSLGHLPAVAAGIALDCKLKNQDNHIVVITGDGELNEGSVWETLLVANAYNLNNLTILVDRNQFQANIRTEELIPLESLDDKFAAFGCNVKRINGHDFNALEEVFTSLPYGKNVNVVIADTVRGKGLPSIEARADRWFCSFTKDEASQLLNELHGTAKALLESETLIVR
- a CDS encoding cytidylyltransferase domain-containing protein → MKATNIVTIIQTRRSSSRLPDKVTMLLEGKSLFVRQVERVKAAELSGTVVVATTTDTSDDLIEEICQKENIECYRGDMNDLLDRHYQAALKYNADVAIKIPSDCPLIDLKVIDKVISFFLNNMDKYDFVSNLHPATYPDGNDVEIMTMAVLKTAWEKADKQLEREHTTPYIWERPEQFRIGNVEMDGGIDYSMTHRFTIDYKEDYLFIKAIFAELFPRNPLFTIEDILKLLDERKDIYNINKDFAGVNWYRNHLDELKTVNQSQTKILEK
- a CDS encoding ribonucleoside-diphosphate reductase small subunit, which produces MQYENEILLKENKDRFVILPINYPKVWELYKKHEASFWTAEEIDLSADLKDWASLNDGERHFISHVLAFFAASDGIVNENLAVNFMSEVQLPEARCFYGFQIMMENIHSETYALLIDTYIKNPDEKHKLFHAIDTVPAVKKKAEWALRWIENGSFAERLVAFAAVEGIFFSGSFCSIFWLKKRGLMPGLTFSNELISRDEGLHCEFACLLYSMLQNKMTQDEVYSIIKDAVTIEKEFITEALPVDLIGMNAKLMQQYIEFVADRWLSELGYAKIYNTTNPFDFMEMISLQGKTNFFEKRVGDYQKAGVMNTTETQTFSLDEEF
- a CDS encoding transketolase family protein, whose product is MNYEELLTKMALEDERFIVMTAENRALVRNMPKTLGSRFIDTGITEQTMVGMAAGLASRGRIPVIHALAPFLTMRAYEFIRTDVGIANLPVKLSGFIPGFLSDGNGPTHQAIEDVAIMRGIPGMEVYAPADEDDLVKMLPDVWLSPSPAYVRINHKPSSYTHAPYVPGKAETISEGKDITILVYGFLFENALKAKELLEKEGLSVGLINLRSLKPIDEEAIIKAVLNSELIVTVEDHFLTGGLYSILAELLLSKKLTANVLPLSLQDKWFKPALLNHVLEYEGFTPEKIAAKIKNQLQSTSIK
- a CDS encoding TonB-dependent receptor plug domain-containing protein, translated to MSRKILTLVAMFATVQSFAQTDTLPLKNLDEVIFTANKVEQKQNTTGKVVTVITKDQIDKSTGKSVAEVLNEQAGVVINGAYSSPGTVQNVYMRGASTGRVLILMDGIPVNDPSQINNDFDLNLFSINDVERIEICKGAQSTLYGSDAIAGVINIITIKKNVDKPFNVNATAAGGSYNTWKGNLQLYGKAGKLSYTARYAKLKTDGFSAALDTAAVKTFDKDGYNGDAMNGAVQFQATKNLLLKSYVLYSQYKTDLDASGFVDDKFYYVKNDLLSTGGGFQFKNDVVTLTGNYQFTQTNRKFNRDSLDKNVFGYFIDNKYFAKTNFVELYASIKLGGGFTLLQGADYRYGSMNNDYYSVSSYGPYSSSFSDTSMSQGSMYASLLYNSNKLNVELGGRLNVHSRYGTNYTYTFNPSYAIDQHNRIFGSIASGFKAPSLYQLFVAYYGNPLLQPEKSVNYELGFEQQYKKFNHRIGFFYRDIDNGIDFNNVTSQYFNYVGQIVRGLEYEVNVHPTKQLSISGNYTYTSGTENSQSRLTNNDTSYSYLLKRPKNTFNINVGYQLLNGLYASINGKYTGSAFDLGGYQVPDVQLNNYFLLSFYAEYKFKKYLTVFGNLKNITDAKFSEVYGYGTQGFNFLVGVKFSY